Proteins encoded within one genomic window of Bacteroidota bacterium:
- a CDS encoding type IX secretion system membrane protein PorP/SprF, whose product MKKLILSMIAAVALVETGNAQQLPLYSQYYYNTFLYNPATTGVTGETNAFLVHRSQWTGMPGGPVTNAFTVDGFMDAKNVGLGLNIFNDAQDINERLGIYASYAYRLKINDDQQIRFGLTLGFLDNRIDFSKAIVKDQGDPMMFSQVMRKSALDANLGVSYNWKELRVGISVPQLFGQHVSYTDYSTTSYYQLNRHYVGTVNYKWVFNEDMQLALEPMVMVRFMPHTPFQYDVNALASWKSMVWVGVSYRSNYAVGVEARVKLFGNLSAGYAYDIIITPLKTSAGISHEFMLGYKFGEFKSGGDSSSGHQRGKYD is encoded by the coding sequence ATGAAAAAGTTAATTCTTTCTATGATCGCAGCAGTTGCCCTGGTTGAAACCGGCAATGCACAGCAGCTTCCATTGTATAGCCAGTATTATTACAATACTTTTCTCTACAATCCTGCAACCACCGGCGTAACCGGTGAAACGAATGCGTTTCTTGTTCACCGTAGCCAGTGGACAGGAATGCCGGGCGGACCGGTAACAAATGCATTCACGGTGGATGGATTTATGGATGCGAAGAATGTAGGACTCGGCCTGAATATTTTCAATGATGCGCAGGATATCAATGAGCGTCTCGGAATTTATGCGTCGTACGCTTATCGTTTGAAAATAAATGATGATCAGCAGATCCGTTTCGGGCTCACACTTGGATTCCTTGATAACCGGATCGATTTTTCAAAAGCAATAGTGAAAGACCAGGGCGATCCGATGATGTTCTCGCAGGTGATGCGCAAAAGTGCGCTCGATGCAAATTTGGGAGTGAGTTACAACTGGAAAGAATTGCGGGTGGGGATTTCTGTTCCGCAATTATTCGGACAACATGTTTCTTACACTGATTATTCCACCACTTCCTATTACCAGTTGAATCGCCATTACGTGGGAACCGTGAATTACAAATGGGTTTTCAATGAAGACATGCAACTCGCTCTTGAACCCATGGTGATGGTGCGATTCATGCCGCATACGCCATTCCAGTATGATGTGAATGCGCTCGCCAGTTGGAAAAGTATGGTATGGGTTGGAGTTTCTTATCGCAGCAATTATGCAGTTGGTGTTGAGGCAAGAGTAAAACTCTTCGGTAATCTCAGTGCAGGATATGCATACGATATTATCATCACCCCGCTTAAAACTTCAGCCGGTATCAGCCATGAATTCATGCTCGGTTATAAATTCGGTGAATTCAAATCAGGTGGAGATTCCAGCAGCGGGCATCAGCGTGGAAAATATGATTGA
- a CDS encoding T9SS type A sorting domain-containing protein, with protein MRKALLFAALSFSLSPSLFSQITITQNDMPSPGDSIRVSYAAGVGSNDYNSSGPAYTWDFSSLLPIAQQELRYITPTAIPFAFIATVSHVNPSPDSLAFIGNVPSDLTDQYKKSSSSFREVGFSFSYAPLGNFSVPIVYSNPDYIYRFPLNYSNTDTSDAHWSFNAQSFGLFFIDETIHRTNNADGWGTLITPFGTFQCVREVSVVTTTDSIATDSVTGYMIARPIHAEYKWLATGMKIPVLEVDADLVNNAEVVTNVVYQDSLRNNVFQVGIPVAAMNNSFWNIYPVPANENFMITGQSASNDKIEICIYDIEGRPILRNTKITDGNGTFRFDYNASEMEQGTYLVIISSKESCTCRKLVISR; from the coding sequence ATGAGAAAAGCATTACTCTTCGCGGCACTTTCATTCTCACTTTCACCTTCACTTTTTTCCCAGATCACCATTACACAAAACGACATGCCATCGCCCGGCGATTCAATTCGCGTGAGTTATGCTGCCGGAGTGGGGAGCAATGATTACAATTCGAGCGGGCCGGCATACACCTGGGATTTTTCTTCACTCCTGCCAATTGCCCAGCAGGAATTGCGGTACATTACTCCAACGGCTATTCCGTTTGCTTTCATTGCTACGGTTTCTCATGTCAATCCTTCTCCCGATTCGCTTGCTTTCATTGGTAATGTTCCTTCGGATCTTACCGATCAGTATAAAAAAAGTTCGTCCTCTTTTCGCGAAGTAGGATTTTCATTCAGCTATGCACCGCTCGGAAATTTTTCTGTTCCCATTGTGTATTCGAATCCCGATTACATTTATCGTTTCCCATTGAATTATTCCAATACCGACACTTCAGATGCACACTGGTCATTCAATGCGCAGAGTTTTGGATTATTTTTCATTGACGAAACGATTCACCGCACGAATAATGCAGATGGATGGGGAACGTTGATCACGCCATTCGGAACTTTCCAGTGTGTGCGTGAAGTTTCTGTTGTGACCACCACCGACAGCATTGCTACCGATAGTGTGACGGGTTACATGATTGCACGTCCCATTCACGCAGAATATAAATGGCTGGCGACTGGAATGAAAATTCCTGTACTCGAAGTGGATGCTGATCTTGTGAATAACGCGGAGGTAGTAACGAATGTGGTTTACCAGGATAGTTTGAGAAATAATGTTTTTCAGGTGGGGATACCGGTTGCTGCCATGAATAATTCTTTCTGGAATATTTATCCTGTTCCGGCCAACGAAAATTTTATGATCACCGGGCAATCCGCAAGCAACGATAAGATCGAAATCTGCATCTATGATATAGAAGGCAGGCCGATTTTACGAAACACAAAAATTACCGATGGGAATGGAACTTTTCGCTTCGATTATAATGCTTCTGAAATGGAACAAGGAACTTACCTGGTTATCATTTCGTCGAAGGAAAGTTGCACCTGCCGGAAACTGGTTATAAGCCGATAA
- a CDS encoding gliding motility-associated C-terminal domain-containing protein: MKRILTLVTFLALFSSAYSQNDLSVTNITAPVSGCALSATENVTIKIFNFGNDLPAGTIFNVSYNINAGPPVTETITLAAILLQNSTYTYTFATQANLSVPGVYVFNASVALAGDINASNDAFNGYSVTNTAPSVGGTVSGGTNVCISGNAGTLTLAGNTGSVLRWEYSTDGGATWINISNTTTSQSYLNLVVPTLYRAVVQNGACATANSTIASMTIDNASVGGTLSSNATVCTGINSGTLTLSGKTGAVQHWEQSIDGGVTWTNIANITTSYTYTNLVITTKYRVLVQNGSCAAVYSTTVTITVSPATVGGTLAPVSTTVCSGSNAGTITLSGKVGAVIRWEYSIDMGITWTNIANVTTTQNYLNLVSTRLYRVRVQSSPCAVVYSANDTINVTSVSTGGSIAPAASQVCTGVNGGTLTLSGNNGAIIQWEFSTDGGVTWTIIANTTTTNNYLNLITTTMYRALVQNGGCAAAYSATATVTVNPNSVGGSVSGGTTVCASGNSGTLTLSGQSGSIVQWESSVDNVIWTVIANTTATNNYLNLLDTTYYHVIVQSGVCPADTAIPDTVVVDPVTVGGTISPAADTVCSGLGAGTLTLGGYTGGVVQWEYSTDGGVTWIIISNTTNTQNYVNLTTPTIYRALVKSGVCSQAYSTQSVISINAQAVGGTLYSNTTVCGGSNSGTLTLVGYSGSITQWESSIDNGVTWSAIANTSNTNNYLNLIDTTLYRVIVNSGVCPTDTSTGVTITVDAPSVGGSVSANAAVCGGNNSGTLTLSGETGNVVGWEYSTDGGVTWINISNTTTMQGYLNLMSTTEYRARVANGVCPSDTSMSDTITVSPMTVPGTITGSTATCEGTGNGVLTLTGYTGSILGWETSSDGITWSPIPFNTPSVNWSDPLDTTYYHVLVASGVCPLDTSTIGTILVYPKPVAGFTSPTVCFGTPTQFTDTTTIATGGLQFHNWDFGDSNGASIATSPNYTYATADTFNVMLIVMSDHNCSDTALGMAIVNPLPNATITAGGSLVLCSGDSVQLSVPSAPQNHYMWSTGDSVNAIYAMNAGNYVVTVTDTTSGCAAMDSSMISVLPSPVASAGPDTSVSAGSSIMLNGTGGLVYSWQPTVGLSDPNVMNPNCTPPYTVTYTLTVTDLNGCSDTDAVKVTFLKDYNVIISNLVTINGDGFNDVWNIQNIEYYPENKVTIYNRNGMKVYEQEAYNNGWNGTYNGAQLPDGTYYYVLEFTDTGETFKGAVTLVSGK; the protein is encoded by the coding sequence ATGAAAAGAATCCTGACTCTCGTCACTTTCCTGGCATTATTCTCTTCTGCGTATTCGCAGAATGATCTGTCAGTGACCAATATCACTGCACCGGTTAGCGGATGTGCACTTTCAGCAACTGAAAATGTAACGATCAAGATCTTCAATTTTGGAAACGATCTGCCGGCGGGAACCATTTTCAATGTTTCCTATAACATCAATGCCGGCCCACCGGTAACGGAAACAATAACGCTCGCAGCTATTCTCCTGCAGAATTCCACTTACACTTACACCTTTGCTACGCAGGCGAATCTTTCTGTTCCGGGCGTTTATGTTTTTAATGCTTCCGTTGCGCTGGCCGGAGACATTAATGCATCGAATGATGCTTTCAATGGTTACAGTGTTACCAATACCGCACCGTCAGTCGGAGGAACAGTTTCCGGCGGAACCAATGTTTGTATTTCAGGAAATGCAGGTACGCTTACTCTTGCCGGCAATACCGGAAGTGTTCTGCGCTGGGAATATTCTACTGATGGAGGCGCTACATGGATCAATATTTCAAATACTACAACTTCTCAATCGTATTTAAATCTGGTGGTACCGACTCTATATCGTGCGGTTGTGCAGAATGGAGCATGTGCAACAGCAAATTCAACAATAGCTTCCATGACCATTGATAATGCATCTGTTGGCGGAACTCTTTCAAGCAACGCCACAGTTTGTACAGGAATAAATAGCGGAACACTCACACTCTCCGGAAAAACAGGTGCCGTTCAGCATTGGGAACAATCAATTGATGGAGGAGTTACGTGGACCAACATTGCGAATATTACCACTTCCTATACTTACACGAATCTTGTCATAACTACAAAATATCGGGTGCTCGTGCAGAATGGTTCTTGCGCAGCGGTGTATTCGACCACAGTTACCATCACTGTAAGTCCGGCAACTGTTGGCGGAACGCTCGCTCCGGTTTCTACCACAGTTTGCAGCGGAAGCAATGCAGGAACAATTACGCTTTCCGGAAAAGTTGGAGCAGTAATCCGCTGGGAATATTCCATTGATATGGGAATAACCTGGACGAATATTGCCAACGTTACCACCACGCAGAATTATCTGAATCTTGTTTCAACTCGTCTTTATCGCGTGCGCGTGCAGAGCAGCCCTTGTGCTGTTGTGTATTCTGCGAATGATACAATTAATGTTACTTCGGTTTCCACCGGGGGAAGTATTGCTCCTGCAGCTTCCCAGGTTTGTACCGGTGTCAATGGAGGAACATTAACGCTCAGCGGAAATAATGGTGCGATTATTCAATGGGAATTCTCTACAGATGGAGGTGTAACATGGACGATCATTGCGAATACCACCACCACGAATAATTACCTCAATCTTATCACGACCACCATGTATCGTGCGCTCGTGCAGAATGGAGGTTGCGCTGCTGCTTATTCGGCCACAGCAACGGTTACCGTTAATCCGAATTCCGTTGGAGGAAGTGTCTCAGGAGGAACTACAGTTTGTGCTTCCGGCAACAGCGGCACACTTACACTTTCAGGACAATCAGGTTCTATTGTACAATGGGAATCTTCTGTTGATAATGTTATATGGACCGTCATTGCGAATACTACTGCCACAAATAATTATCTCAATCTCCTCGATACAACCTATTATCATGTCATTGTTCAGAGCGGTGTTTGTCCAGCTGATACTGCAATTCCCGATACAGTAGTTGTAGATCCTGTTACAGTAGGAGGAACCATTTCTCCGGCTGCGGATACAGTATGCAGCGGACTCGGAGCAGGAACGTTGACGCTTGGTGGATATACGGGCGGTGTTGTGCAATGGGAATATTCAACTGACGGTGGTGTAACGTGGATCATCATTTCAAATACTACCAACACGCAGAACTACGTGAATCTTACCACACCAACTATTTATCGCGCACTGGTGAAGAGTGGTGTTTGCTCGCAGGCTTATTCGACCCAGTCGGTCATCAGTATCAATGCACAGGCCGTTGGCGGGACGTTGTATTCCAACACAACCGTATGCGGCGGCAGTAACAGCGGAACACTCACTCTTGTTGGCTACAGTGGCTCTATTACGCAATGGGAATCTTCTATTGACAACGGCGTTACCTGGTCGGCTATTGCAAACACATCCAATACCAATAATTATCTCAACTTAATTGACACAACATTGTATCGTGTCATCGTGAACAGCGGAGTTTGCCCTACTGATACTTCTACCGGCGTCACTATTACTGTTGATGCACCATCGGTAGGTGGTTCTGTTTCGGCCAACGCAGCAGTTTGCGGTGGAAACAATAGCGGTACACTTACATTGAGTGGCGAGACCGGTAATGTGGTCGGATGGGAATATTCAACAGACGGCGGTGTTACATGGATCAATATTTCCAATACTACAACAATGCAGGGTTATCTTAATCTTATGAGTACAACAGAATATCGTGCACGTGTTGCAAATGGTGTTTGCCCTTCTGATACATCGATGAGTGATACGATCACGGTAAGTCCAATGACTGTTCCAGGAACAATTACCGGAAGTACTGCTACCTGCGAAGGAACTGGTAACGGAGTTCTTACACTCACCGGTTACACCGGATCGATTTTGGGATGGGAAACTTCTTCCGACGGAATCACGTGGTCACCGATTCCTTTCAATACTCCTTCTGTAAACTGGAGCGATCCGCTTGATACAACTTATTATCATGTTCTCGTTGCAAGCGGCGTTTGTCCGCTCGATACTTCAACGATCGGAACAATTTTGGTTTATCCGAAACCAGTAGCCGGATTTACTTCGCCAACTGTTTGCTTCGGAACACCTACACAATTTACCGATACAACCACTATTGCAACCGGTGGATTGCAATTCCACAATTGGGATTTCGGTGATTCGAATGGAGCTTCCATTGCAACAAGTCCGAATTACACTTACGCAACTGCCGATACATTCAACGTAATGCTCATCGTTATGTCTGATCACAACTGTTCTGATACAGCGTTGGGAATGGCTATCGTGAATCCGCTTCCGAATGCAACGATCACCGCCGGGGGGAGTCTCGTACTTTGTTCAGGTGATAGTGTTCAACTGAGTGTTCCTTCGGCGCCACAGAATCATTATATGTGGAGTACGGGCGATTCTGTGAATGCTATCTACGCAATGAATGCAGGAAATTATGTGGTCACTGTTACTGATACAACATCCGGTTGCGCTGCAATGGATTCTTCAATGATCAGTGTTCTTCCAAGTCCTGTTGCTTCTGCCGGGCCCGATACTTCTGTGAGTGCAGGATCTTCTATTATGTTGAATGGAACAGGCGGGTTGGTTTATTCCTGGCAACCAACAGTTGGTTTGAGTGATCCGAATGTGATGAATCCGAATTGCACTCCTCCATACACGGTGACTTACACACTTACAGTAACAGATCTCAACGGATGTTCTGATACCGATGCAGTGAAAGTTACATTCCTGAAAGATTACAATGTGATCATTTCAAATCTTGTTACGATCAATGGTGATGGATTCAATGATGTATGGAATATTCAGAACATAGAATATTACCCGGAGAATAAAGTAACGATCTACAACCGTAACGGAATGAAAGTTTATGAGCAGGAAGCATACAACAACGGATGGAACGGAACTTACAACGGTGCGCAGTTACCCGACGGAACTTATTACTACGTGCTCGAATTCACCGACACGGGTGAAACGTTCAAAGGAGCAGTCACATTAGTTAGCGGAAAATAA
- a CDS encoding PD40 domain-containing protein yields the protein MEIPAAGISVENMIESHRGNNKKKFVNILSANKKFIWCASIVLLNTLGSFAQSPADKMLISHADQLFSQREYEQAYSYYTILKDAHKDVIVYQYRAGVCAIYTGDAETALTLLKSAYDKDPTIPNVNFFLGRAYLLNDQYDDASLQFNLQIAKEKDPDLKARLQQYIVNCSAAKELNGKPTNNHVTNCGAPLNTSYDEYAPVYLDNDSTLIYTYKGPGCTGGKHLYFESNDSAGYYFEDIVQSTVSHGSWYAPQGLNENINTASHDAATAVSPDGTTLFIFRSSSDDGGDIYWSKRNGREWSDPQKLKGDVNSGGYWEGSVSISADGHTIYFASDRPGGFGGKDIYKAELMGDSVWTNVQNLGANVNTAFDDDAPYILPDGSMLYYASRGHNSMGGYDIFFSTLGGDMLSWELAQNMGAPVNSTADDIFYQPTKDGYHAVFASNRKGGMGMMDLYFADPGVPAKDQLTIQGLVTLDGKPVGAMVTVTYVDKQDIQGDYSASTLNGRYSINLPSGENYKLFFQVSEQEEYSKTFDATQIQTYTTHVMDVEFFSDTALMHKIKKGSEMVGDKKDIVMRNDSIANYLGEDGNPVEPGYYVVVGSFKNADYARRMKNKLIASHAYPKIMLIFNKNNGFTYCVIAHPGDQSASEKLVLDARKAYPDAWIEFLK from the coding sequence GTGGAGATTCCAGCAGCGGGCATCAGCGTGGAAAATATGATTGAAAGTCACCGTGGAAATAATAAAAAGAAATTTGTGAATATTCTTTCAGCGAATAAAAAATTTATTTGGTGTGCTTCGATTGTCTTGTTGAACACACTCGGAAGTTTTGCGCAATCGCCAGCCGACAAAATGCTGATCAGTCATGCCGATCAGCTTTTTTCTCAGCGCGAATACGAGCAGGCCTATTCCTACTACACGATCCTGAAAGATGCACATAAGGATGTGATCGTTTACCAGTATCGTGCGGGCGTATGCGCGATCTACACGGGTGATGCCGAAACTGCATTGACACTCCTTAAAAGTGCTTACGATAAAGATCCAACGATCCCCAATGTGAATTTTTTTCTCGGGCGCGCTTATCTTTTGAACGATCAGTATGATGATGCATCGCTCCAGTTCAACCTTCAGATCGCAAAAGAAAAAGATCCTGATCTTAAAGCGCGTCTCCAGCAATACATAGTTAATTGTTCTGCTGCAAAAGAATTGAATGGAAAGCCCACCAATAATCATGTTACCAATTGCGGCGCTCCTCTGAATACTTCCTACGATGAATATGCTCCCGTTTATCTTGATAACGATTCCACGCTCATTTATACTTACAAAGGGCCGGGATGCACGGGCGGAAAACATCTTTACTTTGAAAGCAACGATTCAGCAGGATATTATTTCGAAGACATTGTTCAGTCCACTGTTTCTCATGGATCATGGTACGCACCGCAGGGACTCAATGAAAATATCAATACCGCTTCGCACGATGCAGCTACAGCAGTTTCTCCGGATGGAACTACACTTTTTATTTTCAGAAGTTCCAGCGATGATGGCGGAGATATTTATTGGTCTAAAAGAAACGGAAGAGAGTGGTCCGATCCGCAAAAACTGAAAGGTGATGTGAACAGCGGCGGTTATTGGGAAGGAAGTGTTTCTATTTCTGCTGATGGCCATACAATTTATTTTGCAAGCGATCGTCCCGGTGGTTTCGGCGGGAAAGATATTTACAAAGCAGAATTGATGGGCGATAGTGTGTGGACAAATGTGCAGAACCTCGGCGCAAATGTGAATACTGCTTTTGATGATGACGCGCCGTACATTCTTCCGGATGGTTCCATGTTGTATTATGCTTCACGCGGACATAACAGCATGGGTGGTTATGATATTTTCTTTTCTACACTCGGTGGGGATATGTTATCATGGGAACTCGCTCAGAATATGGGCGCGCCGGTCAACAGTACGGCAGACGATATTTTTTATCAGCCAACAAAGGACGGCTATCACGCAGTGTTTGCTTCCAATCGTAAAGGAGGAATGGGAATGATGGATCTTTATTTTGCAGATCCCGGCGTTCCTGCAAAAGATCAATTGACCATTCAAGGACTCGTTACGCTCGATGGAAAACCTGTCGGCGCAATGGTGACAGTAACTTACGTGGACAAGCAGGATATACAAGGTGATTATTCTGCGAGTACTCTCAACGGGCGTTATTCCATCAATCTTCCATCAGGAGAGAATTACAAATTATTTTTCCAGGTGAGTGAGCAGGAAGAATACAGCAAGACTTTTGACGCGACGCAAATACAGACTTACACTACGCACGTAATGGATGTGGAATTTTTCTCCGACACGGCTTTGATGCATAAAATAAAGAAAGGAAGTGAAATGGTGGGCGATAAAAAGGACATTGTAATGCGAAATGATTCTATTGCAAATTATTTAGGGGAAGATGGCAATCCGGTAGAACCGGGTTATTACGTGGTAGTCGGTTCATTCAAGAATGCAGATTATGCGAGGAGAATGAAAAATAAATTGATAGCATCGCATGCTTACCCGAAGATCATGCTCATTTTCAATAAGAATAACGGATTTACTTATTGTGTGATCGCACATCCTGGCGATCAGTCAGCTTCTGAAAAACTGGTACTCGACGCACGCAAAGCTTATCCTGATGCGTGGATAGAATTCCTTAAGTAG